The genomic stretch ACAGCTGTTCCGTCGGCAGCGAGTTCCTCGGCGAGATCCCAGAACGTGAGATACGTTTCCCAGTCGAATCCAGTGTAGGGCTCGTCCAGCATGAGGACGTCCGGATCGTGCATCAGGGCGATACTGAGATTGATTTTCTGCCGGTTTCCACCACTGAGTTGGTCGATTCGGTAGTCAAGGTACTGCTCGAAATCGAGTTTCGACGCCAAGCGGTGTTTGGCCTCGTCGATTTCTTCGGCGGTCATTCCGTATCCGGAACCGAACAGTCGGAACGTCTCTCCGACCGTCAAGCGGTCGTAAAGCAGTGGTTCCTGTGGACACCAGCCAACGGTTCCCGTCCGTTCGACTGTTCCGGAATCCTGTTCGAGGACACCGACGAGGATGTTCATGAGCGTGGATTTGCCCGACCCGTTCGCGCCGACGATCCCGACGATTTCCCCCGTCCGAATTTCGAGATCGGCATCGGTGAGGACGGTCACTGACCGCGTAAATGGAAAACTCGATCCGTACGTTTTTTCAATCTCATTAGCACGGACGAGTACCTTGTTGCTTGTAGCTTCTCCTTTGGTGGTTGTGGACGCTTCCATAGGTGTATACACACGCTTCTAATTCACTGCGATTACTGTTTCAAATCAAAACTATTTGCAGCAAACTCGTAAGCAATCAGGAATTGAGTATACAGCTAATGCTAGACTCTAAGCATCAGATTTCTCTTGACTTTCTGTATACTGTTCCCTATACGTTGTTTCACAGTTCTCACTGCAAAACTGCTGGAGTGAACCACCGACACGGGTGGCTAGTCCGTCTTCACCGACAGTGGTTCCGCAATTTGCACATTTGAGTGCGGATTCAGTCCCCTCGGCATACGCTGATTGAGCAGCGTTCGACAGCAGTTGTACGTCGTATCGCCGCACGTCAGTCAGTGGTAGATATTGCTGCGCCCAGTTTCCGACTGTATTCCGCGGCGGCGTCGCAACAGCTACGATTTCGCCCTCCGCAGTTGTGAATACGTGTTCTACGGCTGGGGTCTCGAGGATCGATTCTCGAAGAGAATCCGTCTTTCCGAGCTCAGGCTGGAGGCGTACCATGACGTGTATCCGGTTTTCGTACTGTGTGAGGTCGAGATCAACGGTGAATCGACGAATGACATCTTCTTGCTCCAACTGACGGACGCGTGCTGAAACGGACGGGGGTGAAAGATTTACAGCCTCAGCAATAGTGCTGTAGGGTCGTCTCGCGTTCTCCGCTAAAAGACGGAGGATTTCGCGATCCGTGTCGTCAAGTTCTGGTTGGGTCATCGAAAGGCGGAATGGGGGTGGGTGTGGGGGAGCTACGACGCAGGTGTGGGGTGTGACGGTTAGACGTACTCCTCCGGTGTCGAGGTGAACGTCTCCTTGCAGCCCTCGGCACAGAAGTAGTACGTCTGACCGTCGTACTCAGCTGTGGCCGCCGGATCACTTTCATCGACGTCCATTCCACAGACTGGATCAGTTGCCATTCGGTTTCACCCCACATCAATGGTACGAGGGCCTGAATCAAGCAATTTGTTCTTAGCAATCCAAAGTCGGGATACATAGCGATTTGAGCCGTGCTGCACGGTTTGGCTTTTCTGACTCCACAATCAACGGTTAGTACCTCACAATCCCGAACTATCGTTCGAGTATACCAACGGATTCCTATCTGTGTCCTATATAAATACTGGAGTCTGAACCAATTCTAAACCTATGGGTCACGATCCACCACACGACAATCACGAGCAGTGAAGACCCTTCCTGTCTTGACGATACCTGATATGGATCCCTCTGATCCGGTAGGAGAGTTAT from Halobacterium hubeiense encodes the following:
- a CDS encoding AsnC family transcriptional regulator; translation: MTQPELDDTDREILRLLAENARRPYSTIAEAVNLSPPSVSARVRQLEQEDVIRRFTVDLDLTQYENRIHVMVRLQPELGKTDSLRESILETPAVEHVFTTAEGEIVAVATPPRNTVGNWAQQYLPLTDVRRYDVQLLSNAAQSAYAEGTESALKCANCGTTVGEDGLATRVGGSLQQFCSENCETTYREQYTESQEKSDA
- a CDS encoding YHS domain-containing protein, with amino-acid sequence MATDPVCGMDVDESDPAATAEYDGQTYYFCAEGCKETFTSTPEEYV
- a CDS encoding ABC transporter ATP-binding protein; this encodes MTVLTDADLEIRTGEIVGIVGANGSGKSTLMNILVGVLEQDSGTVERTGTVGWCPQEPLLYDRLTVGETFRLFGSGYGMTAEEIDEAKHRLASKLDFEQYLDYRIDQLSGGNRQKINLSIALMHDPDVLMLDEPYTGFDWETYLTFWDLAEELAADGTAVTMISHLIEEQSRLDRIYEVRDGQVYDVTDQEGETDATASERGEETDE